From Rutidosis leptorrhynchoides isolate AG116_Rl617_1_P2 chromosome 3, CSIRO_AGI_Rlap_v1, whole genome shotgun sequence, a single genomic window includes:
- the LOC139900266 gene encoding uncharacterized protein: MWETFKQVKINLPILDAIRQVPSYAKFLKDLCTQKRKQRATLPKKVELTEHLSAVVSGTLPPKFKDPGTPLIAVTVGNVNVKKALLDLGASINILPFCLVDRFELGLMKRTDIIIQLADQSIKMPRGY; encoded by the coding sequence ATGTGGGAAACTTTTAAGCAGGTTAAGATAAATTTACCCATTCTCGATGCTATTAGGCAAGTCCCGTCTTATGCTAAATTTTTAAAGGACCTTTGCACTCAAAAGAGGAAGCAAAGGGCGACTTTACCCAAAAAGGTAGAGCTAACCGAGCACTTAAGTGCGGTTGTTTCGGGTAcacttccacctaagtttaaggacccaGGGACCCCGTTGATAGCTGTGACTGTAGGAAACGTGAATGTGAAAAAGGCATTATTGGACCTAGGAGCTAGCATTAATATTTTACCTTTTTGTCTAGTTGACCGATTTGAATTGGGTTTAATGAAAAGAACCGACATAATTATTCAATTAGCGGACCAGTCAATCAAAATGCCTAGGGGATATTAG